In the genome of Chrysemys picta bellii isolate R12L10 chromosome 17, ASM1138683v2, whole genome shotgun sequence, one region contains:
- the LOC135976184 gene encoding uncharacterized protein LOC135976184, which translates to MEVAEKKKASSSWCRYQKGQPEMTPHHRGQPKAPPRREESSTQPRRPQMPSRPTIPLSKHPPRPSPQSAGRCFKCNELGHVKAKCPKSTSRLQLSTPGSPRESSSGPDVSLIPPERRETMSVGGRKLTARRDTGAQVSGIHQSLVDPKFLDLATPPGSGEPAPKDTTEPAPAAAAKPAQEAPPEPEIQPSAPAESGFRSTETPPSAASLPVGPSPSPPPSEELLSPASREQFQAEQEVDQSLKGAWMVARSDPPPLNSSNRSRFVVEEGLLYKETLSGGHKEDWPPQRQLVVPIKYRVKLLSLAHDHPSGHAGVNRTKGHLGKLFHWEGMGKDVSAYVRSCEVCQRVGKPQDQVKAPLQPLPIIEVPFQQVAVDILGPFPKKTPRGKQYVLTVMDFATRWPEAVALSNTRAKSVSQALADIFARVGWPSEILTDSGANFLAGTMKSLWEAHGVNHLVATPYHHQTNGLVEKFNGTLEAMVHKFVNEHSNDWDLVLQQLLFVYRAVPHPSLGFSPFELIYGHEVTGPLQLVKQQWEGVTSSPGTNILDFVTNLQNTVKDFLALARENLQDAQQERKAWYDKHARERSFRVGDQVMVLKALQATKMEASWEGPFMVRERLGAVNYLLAFPDPTLKPKVYHVNSLKPFCSREFKVIRFTAQQRDDTEWPEEVYYEGKSKGGVEEVSFSIALGRKQRQEIQELCTSFATMFSATPGRTEQACRSIDTGDAHPIRAQPYEMTPQAKTVIEREIQDMLQMGVIRPSESAWASPVFLVPKPDGEIRFCVDYRKLNAVTCPQNYPIPRTDELLEKLGRAQFISTLDLTKGYWQVPLDDPAKERSAFITHVGLYEFNVLPFGLRNAPAIFQRLVNNLLDGFGEFAVAYLNNVAIFSDSWAEHLGHLQAVFQRIREAGLTVQAKKCQIGLNRVTYLGHQVGQGTINPLQAKVNAIQNWPVPKSKKQVQSFLGLAGYYRRFVPHYSQIATPLTDLTRKNQPNEVQWTEKCQRAFNQLKAALMSDPVLRAPDFDQPFVVSTDASERGIGAVLMQEGPDQQFHPVVFLSKKLSERESHWSVLEKECYAVVYALEKLRPYLWGQRFHLQTDHAALKWLHTVRETNLKRLWWSLALEDCDFEILERSGRCTLPGRFPRISQVKMSLYSKSL; encoded by the coding sequence atGGAGGTGGCGGAGAAGAAGAAAGCCAGTAGCAGTTGGTGCAGAtaccagaaggggcaacccgagaTGACACCCCACCATCGGGGtcagcccaaggccccacctcgcAGGGAGGAGTCCTCCACACAGCCAAGGAGACCCCAGATGCCCTCTCGTCCCACCATCCCACTCTCCAAACACCCACCTCGCCCCAGCCCACAGTCAGCCGGGCGATGCTtcaaatgtaatgaactggggcATGTGAAGGCCAAGTGCCCCAAGAGCACCAGCCGACTGCAACTTAGCACCCCGGGGTCCCCCCGAGAGTCTTCTTCAGGCCCAGATGTCTCACTAATACCCCCAGAGCGAAGGGAAACTATGAGTGTGGGCGGGAGGAAGCTGACTGCGcggagagacactggagcacaggtgtcaggtatccaccaatccctggtggacCCCAAATTCCTCGACCTAGCAACCCCACCAGGGTCCGGGGAGCCAGCCCCAAAGGACACCACGGAGCCTGCACCCGCAGCAGCAGCTAAACCAGCGCAAGAAGCTCCAccggagcctgaaatacaacccaGTGCCCCAGCGGAGAGCGGCTTCCGGTCGACGGAGACACCCCCATCAGCTGCATCGCTTCCAGTGGGACCCAGCCCAAGTCCACCACCCAGCGAGGAACTACTGTCTCCAGCATCCAGGGagcagttccaggccgagcaggaagtgGATCAGAGCCTCAAGGGAGCTTGGATGGTGGCACGGAGCGACCCACCGCCTCTCAATTCTTCGAACAGGTCCAGGTTTGTTGTAGAAGAGGGACTCTTATACAAGGAGACgctttctggtgggcacaaggaggactggcctcctcagagacagttggtagttcccattaagtatcgggtaaagctcttgagcttagcccatgatcatccaagtggccatgctggggtgaacagaacgAAAGGCCATTTGGGGAAGTtgttccactgggagggaatgggcaaggacgtttctGCCTATGtgcggtcttgtgaggtgtgccagagggtgggaaaaccccaagaccaggtcaaggcccctctccagccactccccataattgaggtcccatttcagcaagtagccgtggatattctgggtcctttccctaagaagacacccagaggaaagcagtatgTACTGACtgtcatggattttgccacccgatggccggaagcagtagctctaagcaacaccagggctaaaagcgtgagccaggcattggcagacatttttgccagggtaggttggccctcagAGATCCTTACGGATTCGGGAgctaacttcctggcagggaccatgaaaagcctttgggaagctcatggggtgaaccacttggtggccaccccttaccaccatcaaacgaatggcctggtggagaagtttaatgggaCTTTGGAGGCCATGGTACATAAATTCGtgaatgaacactccaatgactgggacctagtgttgcagcagttgctcttcgtctacagggctgtaccacatcccagtttgggcttttcaccctttgaactcaTTTATGGTCATGAAGTTacggggccattacagttggtgaagcagcaatgggagggggttacatcttctccaggaactaacattttggactttgtaaccAACCTGCAAAACACCGTCAAGGACTTTCTAGCCCTTGCTCGAGAAAACCTACAGGATGCTCAACAAGAGcgaaaggcctggtatgataaacacgCCAGAGAGCGGTCCTTCAGAGTaggtgaccaagtcatggtcctgaAAGCGCTCCAGGCCACTAagatggaagcgtcgtgggaggGGCCATTTATGGTCCGAGAgcgcctgggagctgttaattacCTCCTAGCATTCCCAGACCCTACCCTAAAacctaaagtataccatgttaattctctaaagcccttttgtTCCCGAGAATTCAAGGTTATCCGCTTTACAGCCCAGCAGAGGGACGACACTGAGTGGCCTGAAGAAGTTTATTATGAAGGAAAAAGCAaaggtggcgtggaagaggtgagcTTCTCCATCGCCCTTGGGCGTAAGCAGCGACAGgaaatccaggagctgtgcaccagcttcgcgacaatgttttcagccaccccaggacggaccgaacagGCGTGCCGCTCCATTGACACGGGtgatgctcacccaattagagcccaaccctaCGAGATGACTCCGCAAGCCAAAACTGTGATCGagagggagatccaggacatgttacagatgggtgtaatccgcccctctgagagtgcatgggcctctccagtgtttctggttcccaaaccagatggggaaatccgcttttgtgtggactaccgtaagctaaatgctgtaacgtGCCCACAGAACTATCCAAtaccacgcacagatgagctcttggagaaactgggacgtgcccagttcatctccaccttagacttaactaaggggtactggcaagtgccgctcgatgacccagccaaggaaaggtcagccttcatcacccatgtcgggctgtatgaatttaatgtgctcccttttggACTGCGAAATGCGCCTGCCATCTTCCAGAGATTGGTCAATAACCTTCTGGAtggatttggggaatttgcagtcGCCTACCTCAACAATGTGGCCatattctcagattcatgggcagaacacctgggacacctccaagctgtcttccagcgcataagggaggcaggattaaccgttcaggccaaaaagtgtcaaataggtcTAAACAGGGTAAcgtaccttggacaccaggtgggtcaaggaactatcaaccccctacaggctaaggtaaatgctatccaaaattggcctgtccctaagtcaaagaagcaggtccaatccttcttgggcttggccgggtattaccgacgatttgtaccacactacagccaaattgccaccccactgACCGACCTGACCAGGAAAAACCAGCCAAATGAAGTTCAGTGGACTGAGAAGTGTCAGAGAGCCTTTAACCAACTTAAGGCGGCCCTTATGTCTGACCCTGTATTGAGGGCCCCAGACTTCGACCAACCGTTTGTCGTAagcacagatgcgtccgagcgtggtataggagcagttttaatgcaggaaggaccagatcaacaattccatcctgtcgtgttcctcagcaaaaaactttctgagagggaaagccactggtcagtctTGGAGAAAGAATGTTACGCCGTTGTGTATGCCCTGGAGAAGCTACGGCCATACCTTTGGGGACAGCGTTTCCACCTGCAgactgaccatgctgcactgaagtggcttcacacAGTCAGAGAGACCAACCTAAAACGtctttggtggagtttagctcttgaAGATTGTGATTTTGAAATACTCGAACGAAGTGGccgatgcactctcccgggaaggtttcccagaatcagccAGGTGAA